A part of Capsicum annuum cultivar UCD-10X-F1 chromosome 6, UCD10Xv1.1, whole genome shotgun sequence genomic DNA contains:
- the LOC124899606 gene encoding uncharacterized protein LOC124899606, whose translation MLQTIPSSIFLQFGSFDLVEIYFPRKTLKGSLGTDNKAKGNDDDGWTLVSRKKKRHQAVLRIRLPKPRVIKNNAEHIRPPKSVKFDTSKKIDGALSRKDQRPITLYEFFPKKFLEDSIIGATHVISSTEEVIESKKGHSPMIAQELHANREVASCCAVPTPGRSLILYIASQERSLEALLAQKHEDKKEQALYYLSRTLIGAKINYTPIEKMCLALLYAIKKLRHYFKAYTIKLISRADPMKFAMKGETLVNFLDDHPLPAEWEVSDEFPNEDVLFIEELLPWTMLFDGSAQYQALIVGLEMELDIKIAIGYQWFDQVFLNHVLREENCMADALDNLATTLHSERKSQQRCKYVIDGLFLLLEDPRKRAGIKRRAPRFIFHEEISFHRSDEGLFLRSLDKEESQQTMEEAHSGMCGAHQSGPKLHFCIKNMGFYWPTMVLDVVGPLLKSSKGKMYILVATDYFSKWVEVMPLKEVKKENIVDFIKSNIIFRYGIPRCIVTDNGTPFNNKLMKTLCEKFNFKQHKSSIYNAPANGLAEAFNKTLGNLLTKVVTKNKRDLHEKIGEALWAYRTNFRTATQATPYSLVYGVEAVLPLEQQILSL comes from the exons ATGTTGCAAACCATACCGAGCTCAATCTTCTTACAGTTTGGGAGCTTCGATCTAGTTGAAATATATTTTCCAAGGAAGACTCTTAAAGGATCATTGGGAACAGACAACAAAGCTAaaggtaatgatgatgatggttggACCTTGGTTTCTCGTAAGAAAAAAAGACATCAGGCGGTTCTAAGAATACGACTTCCTAAGCCAAGAGTGATAAAGAATAACGCGGAGCATATACGACCACCAAAAAGTGTTAAGTTTGATACTAGCAAGAAGATTGATGGTGCATTATCACGGAAAGACCAAAGGCCTATTACATTGTATGAGTTCTTTCCGAAAAAATTTCTTGAAGATAGTATAATTGGTGCCACACACGTAATTTCTAGCACAGAGGAAGTAATTGAAAGCAAAAAGGGGCATAGTCCAATGATAGCACAAGAACTTCATGCTAATAGAGAAGTTGCATCATGTTGTGCT GTACCAACTCCTGGAAGGTCGTTGATACTCTACATTGCATCACAAGAGCGATCACTTGAAGCACTTCTTGCTCAAAAGCATGAAGATAAAAAGGAACAAGCGTTGTACTATTTAAGTCGAACCTTGATAGGAGCTAAGATAAATTATACGCCCATTGAGAAAATGTGCTTAGCTTTGCTTTATGCAATAAAGAAATTAAGGCATTATTTTAAGGCATACACCATCAAGCTAATTTCTCGGGCCGATCCCATGAAGTTT GCTATGAAGGGAGAAACACTTGTTAATTTCCTCGACGATCACCCTTTACCAGCAGAATGGGAGGTTTCAGATGAGTTTCCTAATGAAGATGTACTATTTATTGAAGAACTATTGCCCTGGACAATGCTCTTTGATGGATCTGCAC AGTATCAAGCTTTAATCGTTGGCCTTGAAATGGAATTAGACATAAAGATTGCAATTGGATATCAATG GTTTGATCAGGTATTCCTAAATCATGTCCTAAGAGAAGAAAATTGCATGGCAGATGCTCTGGATAACTTAGCCACAACGCTGCACTCGGAGAGAAAGAGTCAACAAAGGTGTAAGTATGTCATCGATGGGTTATTCCTG CTACTTGAGGATCCACGAAAAAGAGCAGGCATTAAAAGAAGGGCACCAAGATTTATCTTTCATGAGGAAATATCATTTCATCGTTCTGATGAGGGATTATTTCTGAGGAGTCTTGACAAAGAAGAATCTCAACAGACAATGGAAGAAGCACACTCCGGTATGTGTGGGGCACACCAATCAGGGCCTAAGCTTCATTTCTGCATAAAAAATATGGGCTTCTATTGGCCGACAATG GTACTTGATGTGGTTGGACCTCTTCTAAAGTCATCAAAAGGGAAAATGTACATCTTAGTTGCTACTGACTATTTCTCAAAATGGGTTGAAGTTATGCCattaaaagaagtgaaaaaggaaaatattgtTGATTTTATCAAGTCAAACATAATTTTTAGGTATGGCATACCAAGATGCATAGTTACGGATAATGGAACGCCCTTCAACAATAAACTCATGAAGACTTTGTGTGAGAAGTTCAATTTTAAGCAGCACAAGTCTTCAATTTACAATGCACCTGCCAATGGTCTTGCCGAAGCTTTTAACAAGACGCTTGGTAACCTATTGACGAAAGTTGttacaaaaaataaaagggatttgCATGAGAAGATCGGTGAAGCTTTGTGGGCATATCGTACAAACTTCAGAACTGCAACACAAGCAACTCCATATTCATTGGTGTATGGAGTAGAGGCAGTCCTTCCATTAGAACAACAAATTCTATCATTGTGA